One window of the Rosa rugosa chromosome 3, drRosRugo1.1, whole genome shotgun sequence genome contains the following:
- the LOC133737775 gene encoding uncharacterized protein LOC133737775, whose amino-acid sequence MTPIEILSATNFKGWKHDVMINLGIMDLDLALREDQPVITPTSTNAQKEKAEKWERSNRVALLFMKKYMNETVRGSIAETNDAKAYLAAIGQKFQESSKAETGNLMMALSKAQFEGEGSVRAHIMKLIDLSKKLSALAIPIPDPFLVHFALESLPDAYSQLKVSYNTQKEKWNIDELIAHSVQEEARLKKEKEKSVLLVIQSGINKGKAVGSYKRPPHHAKSDPRQNSSSSKGSQNLKPKQTTVFKCFFCKNSGHMKKNCAKYKSWLEKKGLRKPENSK is encoded by the exons ATGACACCCATAGAAATTCTGAGTGCAACCAACTTTAAGGGCTGGAAGCATGACGTAATGATAAACCTAGGAATTATGGATCTCGATTTAGCCTTAAGGGAGGATCAGCCTGTGATTACTCCAACCAGTACTAATGCTCAGAAGGAGAAAGCTGAAAAATGGGAGAGATCTAACAGGGTGGCATTGTTGTTCATGAAAAAGTACATGAATGAGACTGTTCGAGGTAGCATTGCAGAAACTAATGATGCCAAAGCTTATCTGGCAGCCATAGGACAGAAGTTTCAGGAATCCTCAAAGGCAGAAACAGGAAACCTGATGATGGCACTGTCTAAGGCGCAGTTTGAAGGAGAAGGAAGCGTTAGGGCGCATATTATGAAGCTGATTGACCTGAGCAAGAAACTTTCAGCCCTAGCAATTCCTATTCCTGATCCTTTCCTTGTCCATTTTGCTCTTGAATCTCTTCCAGATGCCTATAGCCAACTGAAGGTTAGCTATAATACTCAGAAAGAGAAGTGGAACATAGATGAGCTTATTGCCCACTCTGTGCAAGAAGAAGCTAGgctgaaaaaggaaaaggagaaATCTGTCCTTTTGGTTATCCAGTCAGGGATCAATAAAGGGAAGGCTGTTGGATCCTACAAACGCCCACCTCATCATGCCAAGAGTGATCCAAGGCAGAACTCCTCTTCATCCAAAGGATCTCAGAACCTTAAGCCAAAACAAACAACAGTTTTCAAATGCTTCTTTTGCAAAAATTCTGGTCACATGAAGAAAAACTGTGCTAAGTATAAGTCGTGGCTAGAAAAGAAGG GGCTTCGTAAACCGGAGAACTCCAAGTAG